A window from Hemibagrus wyckioides isolate EC202008001 linkage group LG19, SWU_Hwy_1.0, whole genome shotgun sequence encodes these proteins:
- the plxnb2a.1 gene encoding plexin-B2a: protein MAWWCVAALLMLLGVARFHCDQPRAQFSSLTTINTVVQDPRTGRIYLGAVDAIYQLDSNLQKESMAQTGPKKDNPSCTPPITVQCVDAVETNNINKLLLVNSANGTLVVCGSIFRGICSLLNLSNVEQQVYYSDTKGEKTYVVTPDRSVSVVGVISTFTKDQSNKLSVFLVGQGYGSLDSVKLVSTRLLQTNGDMDIFENIVETSTVQAGPYTQRYQHDFRYAFKHKGHVYFLFSRMADLNGNRKLTYVARLCENDQNYYSYLELQLNCSIGTDNVYNKVQAAYLTSPGQILAQNLSSSGSLPEDDKVLFAVFSKADRQDSALCMFPLSSINRRLKEALESCYNEEYVNDKPKAVFSPYTSKTEEVCKPKRNYSVIFNQYACGAEFLPSSLATTVEYALSATPVYTRKSMLTSVAVSVVNNNTVAFVGTNMGEVLKIHLTGHADVYGKFPGDSADGPANKSMFFDSSMDHLYFTTLKKITKVPVQACEQKRDCHSCVSQRDPYCGWCVLEGRCTRKKECSRGEEKDAWLWSPNQKCIAIQSFDPPSFSCKKTKEVKINVAPLPSIVNDELRCEFGDFKSKAVMNNRQIVCALPNPVDIPPTPETQDFVAVSVKIMMNSNIEVTHGEYKFYNCAAVVKNAINTPCIACVMSQWGCQWNTQDHTCSDQDDSADDSIIKQNESDKCPQFQTLKPSLIPVGFKTRITFEGKNLDKYKGKTFQIGTELMKQVGEVTTSGSEFSFAGYEFAYDKHPEVNVSFYVKETETEKRIDSTLQVVLYNCSVGREDCSLCKNADTKYNCVWCDTTQSCIYSKLCSKELEQCPAPTITDIVPRFGPKKGQISVTIKGSNLGIKKEDIKRITVADVPCEHQADRYTVSTSIVCKIGPLSDPPTDLPSPKSPNGPVRVEVEGKKPSVSTVLFTYRDPVPMSVYPTKGPQDGGTVITISGQDLFTASKDDISVTVGDVPCEVLDFGEQITCKTGPYKTHQVPSGPLRVTVKYGESTSVVVSENTFTYATNPKIISYSPPGSFVCGGRRITVVGTGFDLVQRAIMRVLPSADEFNLNPSNAEYVQEFESKNETTLEFLSPTVNNTLEDLSFRTVLELDNIQVNLTEFEYHSNPTFTEMKDKTISAGVIVIVYGQGLTKAMTAQEAQAFVGDTPCAVTFLHEDRLFFVAPATPPKAPRRHRRDTSSETLDLVIKFGHGVFNVGTVRYEKKAEVPLYIIIPAVILPMLLFIAVSVYCYRRKSQQAEREYEKVKHQLESLEESVRDRCKKEFTDLMIEMEDHTSDLSEARIPFLDYKNYTNRVFFLPSKDGANDVMITGKLDIPENRRTIVDQALNQFSNLLNSKTFLINFIRTLESRQEFNARNKVYFASLLTVALHGKLEYYTDIMRTLLLELMEEHVQSKNPKLMLRRSETVVERMLCNWMSICLYQFLKDSAGEPLYKLFKAIKHQVEKGPVDAKLKRAKYTLNDTGLLGDDVEYCVLTLQVLVHGEGPDVTPVKVLNCDTISQVKEKIIEQVYRNLPYSQRPTVESVALEWRPGSTGQILSDIDLTSQKEGRWKRLNTLAHYNVRDNATLVLSRVLHTQQSFDQNQESHEERSALLEDDKVFHLVRPAEELDEVKSKRGSMKDKAPIKTITEIYLTRLLSMKGTLQQFVDDFFRSVLCSGATVPPAIKYFFDFLDEQAHKHDNVDEETIHIWKTNSLPLRFWVNILKNPHFIFDVHVTEVVDASLSVIAQTFMDACTKTDHKLTPESPSNKLLYAKEIPTYKKMVEDYYKGIRQMVPVSDQDMNTHLAEISRSHTDKLNTQVALHQLYQYASKYYDGIISSLEVDPAAQSKQLTLRLQQIAAALENKVTDL, encoded by the exons ATGGCATGGTGGTGTGTGGCAGCGCTCCTGATGCTGCTGGGTGTTGCCCGCTTTCACTGCGATCAGCCTCGCGCCCAGTTTTCCTCtctcaccaccatcaacacagtgGTCCAGGACCCCCGGACAGGCCGGATCTACCTGGGTGCCGTTGACGCTATCTACCAGCTGGACTCTAATCTACAGAAGGAGAGTATGGCTCAGACCGGCCCCAAGAAGGACAACCCGTCCTGCACTCCGCCCATCACCGTCCAGTGCGTCGATGCTGTGGAAACGAACAACATCAACAAGCTTTTGCTGGTGAACTCTGCTAACGGCACGCTGGTGGTGTGCGGCAGCATCTTTCGTGGCATCTGCTCCCTGCTCAATCTGAGTAACGTGGAGCAGCAAGTGTATTACAGTGACACCAAGGGGGAGAAGACGTATGTGGTCACTCCAGACAGGTCAGTCTCAGTAGTGGGCGTCATCTCCACTTTTACCAAGGATCAGAGCAATAAGCTGAGCGTTTTCCTGGTGGGTCAAGGCTACGGCAGTTTAGACAGCGTGAAGCTTGTGAGCACTCGTCTGTTACAGACAAACGGTGACATGGATATATTTGAGAACATCGTGGAGACCTCCACGGTGCAGGCAGGACCATACACGCAACGCTACCAGCATGACTTCCGCTACGCTTTCAAACACAAAGGCCATGTCTACTTTCTGTTCTCACGCATGGCGGACCTCAACGGTAACCGCAAGCTCACCTACGTGGCTCGACTGTGCGAAAACGACCAGAATTACTACTCCTACCTGGAGCTTCAGCTCAACTGCAGTATTGGCACAGACAACGTCTACAACAAGGTGCAAGCAGCATACCTGACATCTCCAGGGCAAATTCTCGCCCAAAACCTCAGCTCCAGCGGCAGTTTACCAGAAGACGATAAGGTGCTGTTTGCCGTGTTCAGCAAAGCGGATAGACAGGACTCGGCCCTCTGCATGTTTCCTCTTAGCAGCATCAACCGCAGGCTCAAAGAGGCCTTAGAATCCTGTTATAACGAAGAATATGTCAATGACAAGCCAAAAGCTGTCTTCTCCCCTTACACCTCCAAAACAGAAGAGGTTTGCAAACCCAAGAGAAAT tATTCAGTTATATTTAACCAATACGCATGTGGAGCCGAGTTCTTGCCATCATCTTTGGCTACTACAGTTGAATACGCTTTAAGCGCCACCCCTGTGTACACAAGGAAAAGCATGCTGACGTCTGTGGCCGTGTCCGTGGTGAACAACAACACTGTGGCTTTCGTGGGCACCAACATGGGAGAAGTGCTTAag ATTCATCTGACCGGCCACGCTGATGTGTACGGCAAATTTCCAGGAGACAGTGCCGACGGTCCGGCTAACAAATCCATGTTCTTCGATTCCAGCATGGATCATCTGTACTTCACCACTCTGAAGAAG ATCACTAAAGTTCCAGTGCAGGCATGTGAACAGAAGAGAGACTGCCACTCGTGTGTGAGTCAGAGGGATCCATACTGTGGCTGGTGTGTACTGGAGGGCCG ATGCACCAGGAAAAAAGAGTGTAGTCGTGGCGAGGAGAAGGACGCATGGCTGTGGAGCCCCAACCAGAAATGCATAGCCATTCAGAGTTTCGATCCTCCCAGCTTCAGCTGCAAGAAGACCAAAGAG GTGAAGATTAATGTTGCGCCGCTCCCCAGCATTGTGAACGATGAGCTGAGGTGCGAGTTCGGTGATTTTAAAAGCAAGGCTGTGATGAACAACCGTCAAATTGTCTGCGCTTTACCAAATCCAGTGGACATTCCACCTACCCCTGAGACACAAG ATTTCGTAGCGGTTTCTGTGAAGATCATGATGAACAGTAACATTGAGGTAACACACGGTGAATACAAGTTCTACAACTGTGCTGCGGTCGTGAAGAACGCAATAAATACACC GTGTATAGCATGTGTGATGAGTCAGTGGGGCTGCCAGTGGAACACACAGGATCACACATGCAGTGACCAGGACGACTCCGCAGACGACAGCATCATTAAACAAAATGAG AGTGACAAGTGTCCACAGTTTCAGACCCTAAAGCCATCACTCATTCCTGTGGGCTTCAAAACACGCATCACCTTTGAAGGCAAAAATTTGGACAAGTACAAG GGGAAAACGTTTCAGATCGGCACCGAGCTCATGAAGCAGGTGGGCGAGGTGACTACCTCAGGTTCAGAGTTCAGCTTCGCTGGTTATGAG TTTGCTTATGACAAGCATCCTGAGGTGAATGTCTCGTTCTATGTGAAAGAGACGGAGACGGAGAAGAGGATTGACAGCACACTCCAGG tggtGCTGTACAACTGTTCAGTGGGCCGTGAGGACTGCAGTCTGTGTAAAAACGCAGATACAAAGTACAATTGCGTGTGGTGCGACACCACGCAGTCCTGCATTTATTCTAAACTTTGTTCGAAAGAGCTTGAGCAGTGTCCTGCTCCCACCATCACAGAT ATCGTTCCACGGTTCGGGCCCAAGAAGGGACAGATCTCTGTTACTATAAAGGGATCCAATCTAGGGATTAAAAAAGAAGACATCAAGAGGATCACTGTGGCAGACGTGCCGTGTGAGCACcaggcagacagatacacagTTTCTACTAG TATCGTGTGTAAGATCGGACCACTGTCTGACCCTCCGACGGATCTGCCTAGTCCCAAGAGCCCGAATGGGCCAGTAAGAGTGGAGGTAGAGGGGAAGAAACCCAGCGTTTCCACAGTTCTCTTCACATACAGG GACCCTGTGCCTATGTCGGTGTACCCTACAAAAGGTCCACAAGACGGTGGGACAGTCATCACTATTTCAGGTCAAGACCTGTTCACGGCTTCTAAAGATGACATAAGCGTCACTGTGGGAGATGTGCCCTGTGAAGT CCTTGACTTTGGAGAGCAAATCACATGCAAGACAGGTCCATATAAAACCCACCAGGTTCCGTCCGGGCCGCTCAGAGTCACGGTGAAATACGGCGAGAGCACCTCCGTCGTCGTGAGCGAGAACACCTTCACCTACGCCACCAATCCCAAGATCATAAGCTACTCTCCTCCAGGAAGCTTCGTATG CGGAGGCCGGAGGATCACGGTGGTGGGAACAGGATTCGATCTGGTACAGAGAGCCATTATGAGAGTGCTGCCCTCTGCTGATGAGTTCAACTTGAATCCCAGCAATGCTGAG TACGTGCAGGAGTTTGAGAGTAAGAACGAAACGACCCTAGAGTTCCTCTCTCCAACCGTGAACAATACTCTTGAGGATCTGTCCTTCAGGACCGTCCTCGAGCTCGACAACATCCAGGTGAACCTGACCGAGTTCGAGTACCACTCCAACCCTACATTCACCGAGATGAAAGATAAAACCATCAGTGCAGGGGTCATCGTTATTGTCTAT GGTCAAGGTCTCACCAAGGCCATGACTGCTCAAGAGGCACAAGCATTTGTCGGAGACACGCCGTGTGCAGTGACCTTCCTGCATGAGGACAGACTGTTCTTCGTGGCCCCGGCCACGCCTCCTAAAGCTCCCAGACGCCACCGCAGAGACACCAGCTCAGAGACCCTGGACCTAGTG ATTAAGTTTGGCCATGGAGTGTTCAACGTGGGCACCGTGCGCTACGAGAAGAAGGCCGAGGTTCCACTCTACATCATCATCCCAGCGGTTATCCTTCCCATGCTGCTGTTCATCGCGGTGTCTGTCTACTGCTATAG gaGAAAGAGCCAACAAGCTGAGAGGGAATATGAAAAGGTGAAGCACCAGCTGGAGAGTCTGGAGGAAAGCGTCCGGGATCGCTGTAAAAAAGAGTTCACAG atctgatGATTGAGATGGAAGACCACACCAGTGATCTAAGCGAGGCCCGGATTCCCTTCCTGGACTATAAGAATTACACGAACCGAGTCTTTTTCCTTCCCTCTAAAGATGGGGCCAATGATGTCATGATCACTGGCAAGCTGGACATCCCAGAAAACCGCAGGACCATCGTGGACCAGGCCCTAAATCAGTTCTCCAATCTGCTCAACAGCAAGACCTTCCTCATCAAT TTCATCCGTACTCTGGAGAGCCGGCAAGAGTTCAATGCCAGAAATAAGGTGTACTTTGCCTCGTTGCTGACGGTGGCACTTCACGGGAAGCTGGAGTACTACACCGACATCATGAGGACACTCCTGCTGGAGCTGATGGAGGAGCATGTGCAAAGTAAAAACCCCAAACTGATGCTCCGCAG ATCAGAGACTGTAGTTGAGAGGATGCTGTGTAATTGGATGTCCATTTGCCTCTACCAGTTCCTCAAG GACTCAGCTGGTGAGCCACTTTACAAGCTTTTTAAAGCTATAAAACACCAGGTAGAAAAAGGCCCAGTGGATGCTAAGCTGAAGAGGGCCAAGTACACTCTAAATGACACAGGGCTGCTGGGAGATGATGTGGAGTACTGCGTCCTG ACTCTACAGGTGCTGGTCCATGGAGAGGGTCCTGATGTAACCCCGGTGAAAGTTTTGAACTGTGACACCATCTCCCAGGTGAAAGAGAAAATCATTGAACAGGTTTACCGGAACCTTCCCTATTCCCAGAGACCGACTGTAGAGAGTGTTGCCTTGG AATGGCGTCCCGGCTCAACGGGGCAGATTCTGTCCGATATCGATTTAACATCTCAGAAGGAGGGCAGGTGGAAACGTCTCAACACTCTGGCACATTACAAT gtaAGAGACAATGCCACACTCGTTCTGTCAAGAGTTCTTCACACTCAGCAGTCTTTCGACCAGAACCAGGAAAGCCATGAAGAAA GAAGTGCTCTGCTGGAGGATGATAAAGTGTTCCATCTGGTGAGGCCAGCAGAAGAGCTGGATGAAGTGAAGTCCAAGAGGGGCAGCATGAAGGACAAGGCTCCCATTAAAACCATCACTGAAATCTACCTGACCAGGCTGCTGTCCATGAAg ggCACGTTGCAGCAGTTCGTCGACGATTTCTTCCGCAGCGTCTTGTGTTCTGGAGCCACAGTCCCTCCGGCCATCAAGTACTTCTTCGACTTCCTGGATGAGCaagcacacaaacatgacaacgTAGACGAGGAAACCATCCACATATGGAAGACTAACAG